The proteins below are encoded in one region of Cololabis saira isolate AMF1-May2022 chromosome 11, fColSai1.1, whole genome shotgun sequence:
- the LOC133455264 gene encoding calcium-binding protein 1-like isoform X3 has translation MPGNTCKHTCIHMHVHTGTLTQLEKIHKAREIFFIIIYLSIFAMGNSVKSLKIFTKKDQKKNYKAVQSCEEGGSRGGYLEPLIALAQNGASMHNVLGPACIFLRKGFAESRQADRELRPEEMDELREAFKEFDKDKDGFIGCKDLGNCMRTMGYMPTEMELIELSQQINMNLGGHVDFEDFVELMGPKLLAETADMIGVKELRDAFKEFDTNGDGQISTAELREAMKKLLGQQVGHRDLEEILRDIDLNGDGHVDFEEFVRMMSR, from the exons ATGCCTGgaaacacatgcaaacacacatgcatacacatgcACGTACATACAGGCACACTAACACAGTTAGAGAAAATACATAAGGCaagagagattttttttattataatttatttatctatttttgcaATGGGAAACTCTGTAAAGTCGCTAAAAATTTTCACCAAGAAG GACCAGAAGAAGAACTACAAAGCAGTGCAGTCTTGTGAGGAGGGGGGATCTAGGGGGGGCTATCTTGAGCCACTAATAGCCCTGGCCCAGAACGGAGCCAGCATGCACAACGTATTGGGGCCTGCATGCATCTTTCTACGCAAGGGCTTCGCAGAGAGCCGGCAGGCT GACCGAGAGCTGAGGCCAGAGGAGATGGATG AGCTGCGTGAGGCATTCAAGGAGTTTGATAAGGACAAAGATGGATTTATTGGCTGTAAAGACCTGGGGAACTGCATGAGGACGATGGGCTACATGCCGACAGAGATGGAGCTGATAGAGCTGAGCCAGCAGATCAACATGAACT TGGGAGGACATGTTGACTTTGAGGACTTTGTTGAACTCATGGGGCCCAAACTACTGGCTGAAACAGCAGACATGATCGGGGTGAAGGAACTGAGGGATGCTTTTAAGGAG TTTGACACTAATGGTGATGGCCAGATCAGCACAGCAGAACTCAGAGAGGCAATGAAGAAACTGTTGGGACAGCAG GTTGGACACAGAGATCTGGAAGAGATCCTACGAGACATTGATCTAAATGGAGACGGACATGTAGACTTTGAAG AATTTGTTCGAATGATGTCTCGATGA
- the LOC133455266 gene encoding glycerol-3-phosphate acyltransferase 4-like isoform X1: MVWFTWPTDNLLCRCPGLSITVWLTLLFVLIIAPAVLGGFFNIHTLYVRTLLKIFEWTSLLMDKRAKNTNQHIHKPCLRGIIAKDPPLSLQQAIQGFGGSVSCQHSKPKFEMSDVFYFNQRGVESIVDDEFTKCFSAQELESWNLLTRSKYNFPPISLRLVVLWSLGLLIRYGLLLPLRVMLAVTGIGLFLILSTLVGFLPKIQLRSYLSERVHLMGYHFCIRSLTAIITYHDRENKPKNDGICVANHTTPIDVIILANDHGYSMVGQVHGGLLGMIQRAMIKSSPHIWFERAEVKDRHLVAQRLSDHVADKTKQPILVFPEGTCVNNSSVMMFRKGSFEIGCTVYPVAIKYDPRFGDAFWNSSKFGLVRHLLRMMSSWAIVCSVWYLPPMNREEGEDAIQFANRVKAAIAARAGLVDLTWDGGLKRAKVKDALKAEQQKLYSKVLLGEHKEQSDKLGEGGNPG, from the exons ATGGTTTGGTTTACCTGGCCCACAGACAACTTGCTCTGCAGGTGTCCTGGCCTCTCCATCACTGTGTGGCTGACACTCCTGTTTGTCCTAATAATTGCTCCAGCTGTGCTTGGAGGCTTTTTTAATATTCATACTCTCTACGTGAGGACACTTCTCAAGATATTTGAG TGGACTTCCTTACTAATGGACAAAAGAGCAAAGAATACAAATCAGCACATCCACAAGCCATGTCTCAGAG GCATCATAGCAAAAGATCCACCTTTATCTTTGCAGCAAGCGATCCAGGGGTTTGGAGGTTCTGTCAGCTGTCAACACTCAAAGCCAAAGTTTGAGATGTCTGACGTATTTTATTTCAACCAGAGAGGTGTGGAGAGCATTGTAGATGATGAGTTCACCAAGTGCTTTTCGGCCCAGGAGCTAGAGAGCTGGAACTTGCTGACTCGAAGCAAATACAACTTCCCTCCCATAAGTCTGAGACTTGTAGTCCTCTGGAGTCTGGGACTTCTAATCCGCTATGGCCTCCTGCTGCCTCTCAG AGTAATGCTGGCAGTCACAGGGATTGGTCTATTCCTTATTCTGAGCACCCTGGTGGGTTTTCTGCCTAAAATACA GTTAAGATCCTACCTGAGTGAGAGGGTTCATTTGATGGGTTACCACTTCTGTATTAGATCTCTCACAGCAATCATCACCTATCATGACAG GGAAAACAAACCAAAGAATGATGGCATCTGTGTGGCAAATCACACAACACCAATTGATGTGATAATCTTGGCCAATGATCACGGCTACTCTATG GTTGGCCAGGTGCATGGAGGCTTGCTGGGAATGATCCAGAGAGCGATGATCAAATCTTCTCCTCACATCTGGTTTGAAAGAGCAGAAGTCAAAGACCGACATCTGGTGGCCCAAAG GCTTAGTGATCATGTTGCTGATAAGACCAAACAGCCCATCCTTGTCTTCCCTGAAG GCACTTGTGTTAACAACTCGTCAGTGATGATGTTCAGGAAGGGAAGCTTTGAAATTGGCTGCACTGTCTATCCTGTAGCCATTAAG TATGATCCTCGCTTTGGAGATGCTTTTTGGAACAGCAGTAAGTTTGGTTTAGTGAGGCATCTTCTGAGGATGATGAGCAGCTGGGCAATCGTCTGCAGCGTTTGGTACCTGCCACCAATGAACAGAGAG GAAGGGGAGGATGCAATACAGTTTGCCAACAGAGTGAAAGCAGCCATAGCTGCCCGTGCAGGATTAGTGGATCTCACATG GGATGGCGGTCTGAAGCGGGCCAAAGTGAAAGATGCTTTAAAAGCAGAGCAGCAGAAACTTTACAGCAAAGTTCTTTTAGGTGAACACAAAGAGCAAAGTGACAAACTTGGAGAAGGTGGAAATCCAGGATAA
- the LOC133455266 gene encoding glycerol-3-phosphate acyltransferase 4-like isoform X3, whose amino-acid sequence MVWFTWPTDNLLCRCPGLSITVWLTLLFVLIIAPAVLGGFFNIHTLYVRTLLKIFEWTSLLMDKRAKNTNQHIHKPCLRGIIAKDPPLSLQQAIQGFGGSVSCQHSKPKFEMSDVFYFNQRGVESIVDDEFTKCFSAQELESWNLLTRSKYNFPPISLRLVVLWSLGLLIRYGLLLPLRVMLAVTGIGLFLILSTLVGFLPKIQLRSYLSERVHLMGYHFCIRSLTAIITYHDRENKPKNDGICVANHTTPIDVIILANDHGYSMVGQVHGGLLGMIQRAMIKSSPHIWFERAEVKDRHLVAQRLSDHVADKTKQPILVFPEGTCVNNSSVMMFRKGSFEIGCTVYPVAIKEGEDAIQFANRVKAAIAARAGLVDLTWDGGLKRAKVKDALKAEQQKLYSKVLLGEHKEQSDKLGEGGNPG is encoded by the exons ATGGTTTGGTTTACCTGGCCCACAGACAACTTGCTCTGCAGGTGTCCTGGCCTCTCCATCACTGTGTGGCTGACACTCCTGTTTGTCCTAATAATTGCTCCAGCTGTGCTTGGAGGCTTTTTTAATATTCATACTCTCTACGTGAGGACACTTCTCAAGATATTTGAG TGGACTTCCTTACTAATGGACAAAAGAGCAAAGAATACAAATCAGCACATCCACAAGCCATGTCTCAGAG GCATCATAGCAAAAGATCCACCTTTATCTTTGCAGCAAGCGATCCAGGGGTTTGGAGGTTCTGTCAGCTGTCAACACTCAAAGCCAAAGTTTGAGATGTCTGACGTATTTTATTTCAACCAGAGAGGTGTGGAGAGCATTGTAGATGATGAGTTCACCAAGTGCTTTTCGGCCCAGGAGCTAGAGAGCTGGAACTTGCTGACTCGAAGCAAATACAACTTCCCTCCCATAAGTCTGAGACTTGTAGTCCTCTGGAGTCTGGGACTTCTAATCCGCTATGGCCTCCTGCTGCCTCTCAG AGTAATGCTGGCAGTCACAGGGATTGGTCTATTCCTTATTCTGAGCACCCTGGTGGGTTTTCTGCCTAAAATACA GTTAAGATCCTACCTGAGTGAGAGGGTTCATTTGATGGGTTACCACTTCTGTATTAGATCTCTCACAGCAATCATCACCTATCATGACAG GGAAAACAAACCAAAGAATGATGGCATCTGTGTGGCAAATCACACAACACCAATTGATGTGATAATCTTGGCCAATGATCACGGCTACTCTATG GTTGGCCAGGTGCATGGAGGCTTGCTGGGAATGATCCAGAGAGCGATGATCAAATCTTCTCCTCACATCTGGTTTGAAAGAGCAGAAGTCAAAGACCGACATCTGGTGGCCCAAAG GCTTAGTGATCATGTTGCTGATAAGACCAAACAGCCCATCCTTGTCTTCCCTGAAG GCACTTGTGTTAACAACTCGTCAGTGATGATGTTCAGGAAGGGAAGCTTTGAAATTGGCTGCACTGTCTATCCTGTAGCCATTAAG GAAGGGGAGGATGCAATACAGTTTGCCAACAGAGTGAAAGCAGCCATAGCTGCCCGTGCAGGATTAGTGGATCTCACATG GGATGGCGGTCTGAAGCGGGCCAAAGTGAAAGATGCTTTAAAAGCAGAGCAGCAGAAACTTTACAGCAAAGTTCTTTTAGGTGAACACAAAGAGCAAAGTGACAAACTTGGAGAAGGTGGAAATCCAGGATAA
- the LOC133455266 gene encoding glycerol-3-phosphate acyltransferase 4-like isoform X2, protein MVWFTWPTDNLLCRCPGLSITVWLTLLFVLIIAPAVLGGFFNIHTLYVRTLLKIFEWTSLLMDKRAKNTNQHIHKPCLRGIIAKDPPLSLQQAIQGFGGSVSCQHSKPKFEMSDVFYFNQRGVESIVDDEFTKCFSAQELESWNLLTRSKYNFPPISLRLVVLWSLGLLIRYGLLLPLRVMLAVTGIGLFLILSTLVGFLPKIQLRSYLSERVHLMGYHFCIRSLTAIITYHDRENKPKNDGICVANHTTPIDVIILANDHGYSMVHGGLLGMIQRAMIKSSPHIWFERAEVKDRHLVAQRLSDHVADKTKQPILVFPEGTCVNNSSVMMFRKGSFEIGCTVYPVAIKYDPRFGDAFWNSSKFGLVRHLLRMMSSWAIVCSVWYLPPMNREEGEDAIQFANRVKAAIAARAGLVDLTWDGGLKRAKVKDALKAEQQKLYSKVLLGEHKEQSDKLGEGGNPG, encoded by the exons ATGGTTTGGTTTACCTGGCCCACAGACAACTTGCTCTGCAGGTGTCCTGGCCTCTCCATCACTGTGTGGCTGACACTCCTGTTTGTCCTAATAATTGCTCCAGCTGTGCTTGGAGGCTTTTTTAATATTCATACTCTCTACGTGAGGACACTTCTCAAGATATTTGAG TGGACTTCCTTACTAATGGACAAAAGAGCAAAGAATACAAATCAGCACATCCACAAGCCATGTCTCAGAG GCATCATAGCAAAAGATCCACCTTTATCTTTGCAGCAAGCGATCCAGGGGTTTGGAGGTTCTGTCAGCTGTCAACACTCAAAGCCAAAGTTTGAGATGTCTGACGTATTTTATTTCAACCAGAGAGGTGTGGAGAGCATTGTAGATGATGAGTTCACCAAGTGCTTTTCGGCCCAGGAGCTAGAGAGCTGGAACTTGCTGACTCGAAGCAAATACAACTTCCCTCCCATAAGTCTGAGACTTGTAGTCCTCTGGAGTCTGGGACTTCTAATCCGCTATGGCCTCCTGCTGCCTCTCAG AGTAATGCTGGCAGTCACAGGGATTGGTCTATTCCTTATTCTGAGCACCCTGGTGGGTTTTCTGCCTAAAATACA GTTAAGATCCTACCTGAGTGAGAGGGTTCATTTGATGGGTTACCACTTCTGTATTAGATCTCTCACAGCAATCATCACCTATCATGACAG GGAAAACAAACCAAAGAATGATGGCATCTGTGTGGCAAATCACACAACACCAATTGATGTGATAATCTTGGCCAATGATCACGGCTACTCTATG GTGCATGGAGGCTTGCTGGGAATGATCCAGAGAGCGATGATCAAATCTTCTCCTCACATCTGGTTTGAAAGAGCAGAAGTCAAAGACCGACATCTGGTGGCCCAAAG GCTTAGTGATCATGTTGCTGATAAGACCAAACAGCCCATCCTTGTCTTCCCTGAAG GCACTTGTGTTAACAACTCGTCAGTGATGATGTTCAGGAAGGGAAGCTTTGAAATTGGCTGCACTGTCTATCCTGTAGCCATTAAG TATGATCCTCGCTTTGGAGATGCTTTTTGGAACAGCAGTAAGTTTGGTTTAGTGAGGCATCTTCTGAGGATGATGAGCAGCTGGGCAATCGTCTGCAGCGTTTGGTACCTGCCACCAATGAACAGAGAG GAAGGGGAGGATGCAATACAGTTTGCCAACAGAGTGAAAGCAGCCATAGCTGCCCGTGCAGGATTAGTGGATCTCACATG GGATGGCGGTCTGAAGCGGGCCAAAGTGAAAGATGCTTTAAAAGCAGAGCAGCAGAAACTTTACAGCAAAGTTCTTTTAGGTGAACACAAAGAGCAAAGTGACAAACTTGGAGAAGGTGGAAATCCAGGATAA
- the LOC133455266 gene encoding glycerol-3-phosphate acyltransferase 4-like isoform X4, translated as MDKRAKNTNQHIHKPCLRGIIAKDPPLSLQQAIQGFGGSVSCQHSKPKFEMSDVFYFNQRGVESIVDDEFTKCFSAQELESWNLLTRSKYNFPPISLRLVVLWSLGLLIRYGLLLPLRVMLAVTGIGLFLILSTLVGFLPKIQLRSYLSERVHLMGYHFCIRSLTAIITYHDRENKPKNDGICVANHTTPIDVIILANDHGYSMVGQVHGGLLGMIQRAMIKSSPHIWFERAEVKDRHLVAQRLSDHVADKTKQPILVFPEGTCVNNSSVMMFRKGSFEIGCTVYPVAIKYDPRFGDAFWNSSKFGLVRHLLRMMSSWAIVCSVWYLPPMNREEGEDAIQFANRVKAAIAARAGLVDLTWDGGLKRAKVKDALKAEQQKLYSKVLLGEHKEQSDKLGEGGNPG; from the exons ATGGACAAAAGAGCAAAGAATACAAATCAGCACATCCACAAGCCATGTCTCAGAG GCATCATAGCAAAAGATCCACCTTTATCTTTGCAGCAAGCGATCCAGGGGTTTGGAGGTTCTGTCAGCTGTCAACACTCAAAGCCAAAGTTTGAGATGTCTGACGTATTTTATTTCAACCAGAGAGGTGTGGAGAGCATTGTAGATGATGAGTTCACCAAGTGCTTTTCGGCCCAGGAGCTAGAGAGCTGGAACTTGCTGACTCGAAGCAAATACAACTTCCCTCCCATAAGTCTGAGACTTGTAGTCCTCTGGAGTCTGGGACTTCTAATCCGCTATGGCCTCCTGCTGCCTCTCAG AGTAATGCTGGCAGTCACAGGGATTGGTCTATTCCTTATTCTGAGCACCCTGGTGGGTTTTCTGCCTAAAATACA GTTAAGATCCTACCTGAGTGAGAGGGTTCATTTGATGGGTTACCACTTCTGTATTAGATCTCTCACAGCAATCATCACCTATCATGACAG GGAAAACAAACCAAAGAATGATGGCATCTGTGTGGCAAATCACACAACACCAATTGATGTGATAATCTTGGCCAATGATCACGGCTACTCTATG GTTGGCCAGGTGCATGGAGGCTTGCTGGGAATGATCCAGAGAGCGATGATCAAATCTTCTCCTCACATCTGGTTTGAAAGAGCAGAAGTCAAAGACCGACATCTGGTGGCCCAAAG GCTTAGTGATCATGTTGCTGATAAGACCAAACAGCCCATCCTTGTCTTCCCTGAAG GCACTTGTGTTAACAACTCGTCAGTGATGATGTTCAGGAAGGGAAGCTTTGAAATTGGCTGCACTGTCTATCCTGTAGCCATTAAG TATGATCCTCGCTTTGGAGATGCTTTTTGGAACAGCAGTAAGTTTGGTTTAGTGAGGCATCTTCTGAGGATGATGAGCAGCTGGGCAATCGTCTGCAGCGTTTGGTACCTGCCACCAATGAACAGAGAG GAAGGGGAGGATGCAATACAGTTTGCCAACAGAGTGAAAGCAGCCATAGCTGCCCGTGCAGGATTAGTGGATCTCACATG GGATGGCGGTCTGAAGCGGGCCAAAGTGAAAGATGCTTTAAAAGCAGAGCAGCAGAAACTTTACAGCAAAGTTCTTTTAGGTGAACACAAAGAGCAAAGTGACAAACTTGGAGAAGGTGGAAATCCAGGATAA